The following coding sequences are from one Roseburia hominis A2-183 window:
- the recG gene encoding ATP-dependent DNA helicase RecG has product MNQSTSIIEIKGIGEKTAALFQKLNIETVGDLLLHYPRTYVQFPVAKEVAEVTDGETAAVLGRVRKTPVVRRTRSMPVTVTTIGTDEAELELVWFRMPYIKSQLAPGNTYVFYGKVARKGSRLVMEQAAIYSGEAYAAMEQAFLPVYGLTGGISNNLVTKTVRSVLGREELFKEYLPREIRSRYKICEYNYAIKEIHFPENMDTLIAARNRLVFDEFFLFILNMQYHKEKRIKEANEFEFREDSFTDELIARLPYELTGAQKRALSEVKRDMRSPYVMQRLIQGDVGSGKTIIAFLAMADAAHNDYQSAIMAPTEVLARQHYETFQKLCEEFGLKIPVVLLTGSMTARQKRMAYEALQLYPNAMVVGTHALIQERAIYDNLALVITDEQHRFGVRQREIFAEKGRHPHILVMSATPIPRTLAIILYGDLDISVVDEVPAKRLPVKNCVVNTGYRNKAYAFIENEVKNGHQAYVICPLVEEVEGMETENATDYVKKLRQIFPEEIQLGLLHGQMKPAQKNKVMEAFMKNEVQVLVATTVVEVGVNVPNATVMMIENAERFGLAQLHQLRGRVGRGDAQSYCIMVNCSSAKTAERRLKILNDSNDGFRIASEDLKLRGPGDFFGIRQSGELQFALGDIYQDAAVLRDASEAVGELLAEDPDLMSGEHENLRHYLEAFLMREQNQMSL; this is encoded by the coding sequence ATGAATCAGAGTACATCCATAATAGAGATCAAGGGAATCGGGGAAAAGACAGCCGCCCTGTTCCAGAAATTAAATATCGAAACGGTGGGGGATCTGCTGCTTCATTATCCGAGGACGTATGTGCAGTTCCCGGTAGCAAAAGAGGTGGCGGAGGTCACGGACGGCGAGACGGCGGCGGTACTCGGCAGGGTGAGAAAGACGCCCGTTGTGAGACGCACGAGAAGCATGCCGGTCACGGTGACGACCATCGGCACGGATGAGGCGGAACTTGAACTGGTGTGGTTTCGGATGCCATACATCAAAAGCCAGCTTGCACCGGGCAATACCTATGTATTTTACGGGAAGGTGGCGCGCAAAGGCAGCCGTCTTGTGATGGAGCAGGCAGCCATCTATTCCGGGGAAGCGTACGCCGCCATGGAGCAGGCATTTTTGCCGGTGTATGGTCTGACTGGAGGAATCTCGAACAATCTGGTCACAAAGACCGTGCGCTCGGTGCTCGGCAGAGAAGAACTGTTTAAGGAATATCTGCCCCGGGAGATCCGCAGCCGCTACAAAATCTGCGAGTACAATTATGCGATCAAAGAGATTCATTTTCCGGAAAATATGGACACGCTGATCGCGGCGCGCAACCGTCTCGTGTTCGATGAGTTTTTCCTCTTTATTTTAAATATGCAGTACCACAAGGAGAAGCGGATCAAGGAAGCCAACGAATTTGAATTCCGGGAGGATTCCTTTACTGATGAGCTGATTGCCAGGCTGCCGTATGAGCTGACCGGCGCGCAGAAGCGGGCGCTCTCGGAAGTGAAGCGCGATATGCGAAGCCCTTATGTCATGCAGCGGCTGATTCAGGGAGATGTCGGTTCCGGAAAGACGATCATAGCGTTTTTGGCGATGGCAGATGCCGCGCACAATGATTACCAGTCGGCGATCATGGCGCCGACGGAAGTGCTTGCCAGACAGCACTATGAGACGTTTCAGAAGTTGTGCGAAGAGTTTGGATTAAAGATTCCGGTGGTGCTTCTCACCGGCTCCATGACGGCGCGTCAGAAGCGCATGGCATACGAGGCGCTGCAGCTTTATCCCAATGCGATGGTGGTCGGAACACACGCGTTGATTCAGGAGCGCGCCATCTACGATAACCTGGCGCTCGTCATCACGGATGAGCAGCACCGCTTCGGCGTCCGCCAGCGGGAAATATTTGCGGAAAAGGGCAGACATCCGCATATTCTGGTGATGAGCGCCACGCCGATCCCCAGAACGCTCGCCATTATCCTGTATGGGGATCTGGACATCTCGGTGGTGGACGAGGTGCCTGCAAAGCGTCTTCCGGTCAAAAACTGCGTGGTCAATACGGGCTATCGGAACAAGGCGTATGCATTTATCGAAAATGAGGTCAAAAACGGGCATCAGGCATACGTGATCTGTCCTCTGGTGGAGGAAGTCGAGGGCATGGAGACGGAGAATGCCACGGACTACGTCAAGAAACTCCGGCAGATTTTTCCGGAGGAGATTCAGCTCGGACTGCTGCACGGGCAAATGAAACCGGCGCAGAAGAACAAAGTCATGGAGGCATTTATGAAAAATGAGGTGCAGGTGCTGGTGGCGACCACGGTCGTGGAAGTCGGCGTCAATGTGCCGAATGCCACGGTCATGATGATCGAAAATGCGGAGCGGTTCGGCCTGGCGCAGCTTCACCAGCTCCGCGGCCGTGTGGGAAGAGGCGATGCACAGTCCTACTGTATTATGGTGAACTGCTCGAGCGCAAAGACGGCGGAGCGCAGACTTAAGATCTTAAATGATTCCAATGACGGATTTCGGATTGCAAGCGAGGACTTAAAACTGCGGGGGCCGGGGGATTTCTTCGGGATCCGTCAGTCCGGCGAACTGCAGTTTGCACTTGGCGACATCTATCAGGATGCTGCCGTGCTGCGGGATGCATCGGAGGCGG